One window of the Nocardia huaxiensis genome contains the following:
- a CDS encoding SAM-dependent methyltransferase, whose amino-acid sequence MDRDLLAGRPHTSRVYDYFLGGKDNYEADRQAAEEILKAWPDIRTAARVNRQFMQRSTRFLAESGIRQFLDIGTGIPTEPNLHQVAQEVAPDARVVYVDNDPVVLAHARALMAGTSLGATTYIYGDVTDPHSILKPPELGDFLDLSQPVALSMIAILHFVEADVPELLTTYLDALAPGSYLTICTITADFAPDAVLRAQDVYRVRDLPAQVRTRDEVVTWFTGLTLLDPGIVPPHSWRPTEPTDASPSFDAKVSCYCGVARKP is encoded by the coding sequence ATGGACAGGGACCTGTTAGCGGGCCGGCCGCACACCTCCCGTGTCTACGACTACTTCCTCGGCGGCAAAGACAATTACGAGGCCGATCGGCAGGCCGCGGAGGAAATCCTGAAGGCGTGGCCCGACATTCGGACCGCCGCCCGGGTCAACCGGCAGTTCATGCAGCGCAGCACCCGCTTCCTGGCAGAATCGGGCATTCGCCAGTTCCTCGACATCGGCACCGGCATCCCCACCGAACCCAACCTGCATCAGGTCGCGCAGGAGGTCGCCCCGGATGCGCGAGTGGTCTACGTCGACAACGATCCGGTCGTCCTGGCCCACGCCCGCGCCCTGATGGCGGGCACCTCCCTCGGCGCGACAACCTACATCTACGGCGACGTCACCGACCCGCACTCAATCCTGAAACCCCCGGAACTCGGCGACTTCCTCGACCTGAGCCAACCGGTCGCATTGAGCATGATCGCCATCCTGCACTTCGTCGAAGCCGACGTCCCCGAGCTCCTCACGACCTACCTCGACGCCCTGGCCCCCGGCTCCTACCTCACGATCTGCACCATCACAGCCGATTTCGCCCCGGACGCGGTCCTACGCGCCCAGGACGTCTACCGCGTCCGCGACCTCCCCGCCCAGGTCCGCACCCGCGACGAAGTGGTCACCTGGTTCACCGGCCTGACCCTCCTGGACCCAGGCATAGTCCCACCCCACAGCTGGCGCCCCACCGAACCCACCGACGCCTCCCCCTCCTTCGACGCCAAGGTCTCCTGCTACTGCGGCGTGGCCCGCAAACCCTGA
- a CDS encoding ABC transporter substrate-binding protein yields the protein MTRPLDRRTLLRSATALTLGAAVGGCGGGDDDAVTFFFQARPEEARTRQLIIDEFHRRRPDIRIRTIMSGPDPLQQMFTYCAGGKCPDVLMAWELLYAGLAERGVLVDLREFLDRDPAHAATLYADGYATLRDTFVWRGGQYVLPEQWSGVFLYYNRKLFEEAGIRPPRRWSEAWTFDEFLAAAQALTRRDGDGRTRQWGFVDAWVPYFSAACFGMNNGAEWFSPPVRPVRTNLGDPRFADGLQFYADLAVRHRVAPSVGDRQSVSAQDLFRSGQAAMLMGGHWLFSEFTGRDDLDFDVTVLPVGPHGGPGAVTDVGSTGLAIAASSPRREQAWEFVKFATGPEGQDIIARSGLFVPVLKSAMDSPGFAEAHREIRNLEVFTEGPAHSRQMAVTPLWGKVESLLERGCNRVLRGAATAASLGDRTTTDIDELLRAAP from the coding sequence GTGACCCGCCCGCTCGACCGGCGCACCCTGCTCCGCTCGGCGACGGCGCTGACACTGGGCGCGGCAGTGGGCGGTTGCGGCGGCGGAGACGACGACGCGGTGACCTTCTTCTTCCAGGCGCGGCCCGAAGAGGCGCGGACCAGGCAGCTCATCATCGACGAATTCCACCGGCGCAGGCCGGATATCAGGATCCGGACCATCATGTCCGGACCGGATCCGCTGCAGCAGATGTTCACCTACTGTGCGGGCGGGAAGTGCCCGGATGTGCTCATGGCGTGGGAGCTGCTGTACGCCGGGCTCGCGGAACGCGGTGTGCTGGTGGATCTTCGGGAATTCCTGGACCGCGATCCGGCCCATGCGGCGACGCTGTACGCGGACGGGTATGCGACGCTGCGGGACACGTTCGTGTGGCGGGGCGGGCAATACGTGCTGCCCGAGCAGTGGTCGGGGGTATTCCTCTACTACAACCGGAAACTGTTCGAGGAAGCCGGGATTCGACCGCCGCGACGGTGGAGCGAGGCGTGGACCTTCGACGAGTTCCTGGCCGCCGCGCAGGCGCTGACCCGGCGGGACGGCGACGGGCGGACCCGGCAGTGGGGGTTCGTGGATGCCTGGGTGCCGTACTTCTCGGCCGCCTGCTTCGGGATGAACAATGGCGCGGAATGGTTCAGCCCACCGGTGCGGCCGGTGCGGACCAATCTCGGGGATCCGCGGTTCGCGGACGGGCTGCAATTCTATGCCGACCTCGCGGTGCGGCATCGGGTCGCGCCCAGTGTCGGTGACCGGCAATCGGTTTCGGCGCAGGACCTGTTCCGGAGCGGGCAGGCGGCCATGCTGATGGGCGGGCACTGGCTGTTCTCGGAGTTCACCGGACGCGACGATCTCGACTTCGATGTGACGGTGCTGCCGGTCGGGCCGCACGGGGGACCGGGGGCCGTCACCGATGTCGGGAGCACCGGGCTGGCCATTGCCGCGAGTAGTCCGCGGCGCGAACAAGCTTGGGAATTCGTGAAATTCGCGACGGGGCCGGAGGGGCAGGACATCATCGCCCGGTCCGGGCTGTTCGTGCCGGTGCTGAAGTCCGCCATGGACTCACCGGGTTTCGCGGAGGCGCATCGCGAGATCCGGAACCTCGAGGTGTTCACCGAAGGGCCGGCGCATTCGCGGCAGATGGCGGTCACGCCGCTGTGGGGGAAGGTCGAGTCGCTGCTGGAACGGGGGTGCAATCGGGTATTGCGCGGGGCTGCCACGGCCGCATCGCTGGGGGATCGGACCACGACCGATATCGACGAATTACTCAGGGCGGCACCATGA
- a CDS encoding carbon starvation CstA family protein — translation MATLEKRPDIEYLRTDPDLPPVGIVDRTPMSTAKKGIFAAVAVLGAIAWAIVAFVRGENVNAVWIVIAAICTYVLAFQFYARLIEWKITRPRDDVATPAEAMENGKDYMPMDRRVLFGHHFAAIAGAGPLVGPVLAAQMGYLPGTIWIIVGVVLAGAVQDYLVLWASVKRRGRSLGQMARDELGVVGGIAAIVAVLVIMMILLAVLGIVVVNALAATPNAKTGVLEGGSPWGVFSIAMTIPIALFMGLYLRYLRPGKVGEVSLIGFALLMLAIVSGNWVAESGWGRDWFTLSGTTIAWMLIAYGFIASVLPVWLLLAPRDYLSTFMKIGTIALLAAGILITMPVLKAPAVSEFASNSNGPSFAGSLFPFLFITIACGALSGFHSLVSSGTTPKLLEKQSQARMIGYGGMLMESFVAVMAIVTASIIDQHLYFSMNASGALTGKTAEGAATYVNSLNLQGDDITAAQLNQAAADIGEKSIVSLTGGAPTLAVGMSEVLHQFLGGASMKAFWYHFAIMFEALFILTTIDAGTRVARFMVSDSLGNLGGPFTKFKDASWRPGAWLCSAIVVAAWGSVLLMGVTDPLGGIYTLYPLFGISNQLLAAVALTVVLVIVVKKGLLKWAWIPAIPLFWDLLVTMTASWQKIFSGDPKIGYWTSHNNAVIKLDAYEAARDSGQLPKGVADPAALNKQIDDLEKIVRNTFIQGTLSIVFAVLVLVVAVVGVVVCLRAIRKGGVETTETPEEPSKIFGPSGFLASPAEKEVQKEWDALIAEGKVRAPGAAHAH, via the coding sequence ATGGCGACCCTAGAGAAACGCCCGGACATCGAGTACCTACGGACAGATCCCGATCTGCCGCCCGTGGGAATCGTGGACCGGACACCCATGTCCACCGCCAAGAAGGGCATCTTCGCGGCCGTTGCCGTCCTCGGCGCCATCGCCTGGGCGATCGTCGCGTTCGTGCGCGGCGAGAACGTGAATGCCGTATGGATCGTCATCGCCGCGATCTGTACCTATGTGCTGGCCTTCCAGTTCTATGCCCGGCTGATCGAATGGAAGATCACCAGGCCGCGCGACGATGTCGCCACTCCGGCCGAGGCCATGGAGAACGGCAAGGACTACATGCCGATGGACCGCCGGGTCCTGTTCGGCCACCACTTCGCCGCCATCGCCGGCGCGGGCCCGCTGGTCGGACCCGTTCTCGCCGCTCAAATGGGATACCTGCCGGGCACCATCTGGATCATCGTCGGCGTGGTGCTGGCGGGCGCGGTGCAGGACTACCTGGTGCTGTGGGCGTCGGTGAAACGCCGCGGCCGTTCGCTCGGCCAGATGGCGCGCGATGAGCTGGGCGTGGTCGGCGGCATCGCCGCCATCGTGGCCGTGCTGGTCATCATGATGATCCTGCTGGCGGTGCTCGGCATCGTCGTGGTGAACGCGCTGGCCGCCACGCCGAACGCGAAAACCGGTGTGCTGGAGGGCGGTAGCCCGTGGGGCGTGTTCTCCATCGCCATGACCATTCCGATCGCGCTGTTCATGGGCCTGTACCTGCGCTACCTGCGGCCGGGCAAGGTCGGCGAGGTGTCGCTCATCGGTTTCGCGCTGCTCATGCTGGCCATCGTGTCCGGCAACTGGGTGGCCGAATCCGGTTGGGGCCGTGACTGGTTCACCCTGTCCGGCACCACCATCGCGTGGATGCTGATCGCCTACGGCTTCATCGCCTCGGTGCTGCCGGTGTGGCTGCTGCTGGCGCCGCGCGACTACCTGTCGACCTTCATGAAGATCGGCACCATCGCGCTGCTGGCCGCGGGCATTCTCATCACCATGCCGGTGCTGAAGGCCCCGGCGGTGTCGGAGTTCGCCTCCAACAGCAACGGCCCGTCCTTCGCGGGCAGCCTGTTCCCGTTCCTGTTCATCACGATCGCCTGTGGCGCGCTGTCCGGCTTCCATTCGCTGGTGTCCTCGGGCACCACCCCGAAGCTGCTCGAAAAGCAGTCGCAGGCCCGGATGATCGGCTACGGCGGCATGCTCATGGAGTCGTTCGTGGCGGTCATGGCCATCGTGACGGCAAGCATCATCGATCAGCACCTGTACTTCTCGATGAACGCCAGCGGCGCGCTCACCGGCAAGACCGCCGAGGGCGCGGCCACCTACGTGAATTCGCTGAACCTGCAGGGCGATGACATCACCGCGGCGCAGCTGAATCAGGCCGCCGCCGACATCGGCGAGAAGAGCATCGTCTCGCTCACCGGCGGCGCGCCCACCCTCGCGGTCGGCATGTCCGAAGTGCTGCACCAGTTCCTGGGCGGCGCGAGCATGAAGGCGTTCTGGTACCACTTCGCGATCATGTTCGAGGCGCTGTTCATTCTCACCACCATCGACGCCGGCACCCGCGTGGCCCGGTTCATGGTGTCGGATTCGCTGGGCAACCTCGGCGGCCCGTTCACCAAGTTCAAGGACGCGTCGTGGCGGCCGGGAGCCTGGCTGTGCTCGGCCATCGTGGTGGCGGCCTGGGGTTCGGTGCTGCTCATGGGCGTCACCGATCCGCTGGGCGGCATCTACACGCTGTATCCGCTGTTCGGCATCTCCAACCAGCTGCTGGCGGCCGTCGCGCTGACCGTGGTGCTGGTGATCGTGGTGAAGAAGGGCCTGCTGAAATGGGCGTGGATTCCGGCGATTCCGCTGTTCTGGGATCTGCTGGTCACCATGACCGCGTCCTGGCAGAAGATCTTCTCCGGCGACCCCAAGATCGGCTACTGGACCTCGCACAACAATGCGGTCATCAAGCTCGACGCCTACGAGGCCGCGCGCGACTCCGGGCAGCTGCCCAAGGGCGTGGCGGATCCGGCCGCGCTGAACAAGCAGATCGACGATCTGGAGAAGATCGTGCGCAACACCTTCATCCAGGGCACGCTGTCGATCGTGTTCGCGGTGCTGGTGCTGGTGGTGGCGGTCGTCGGCGTGGTGGTGTGCCTGCGGGCCATCCGCAAGGGCGGCGTCGAGACCACCGAGACGCCGGAGGAGCCGTCGAAGATCTTCGGGCCCAGCGGTTTCCTCGCCTCGCCTGCCGAGAAGGAAGTGCAGAAGGAATGGGATGCGCTGATCGCCGAAGGCAAGGTGCGCGCGCCGGGCGCGGCGCACGCGCACTGA
- a CDS encoding PIN domain nuclease → MTPALYLIDTSGLFRILQDKLRQAWVDQLTAGVIAVCPVVELEFLYSARSLADRLEKRRLLGDLFGWVPMYERGYERADEVQQLMTEQGLHRSAGPVDLLIAATAEHHRLTVLCDDRDFATIGRITRQPVAFVGDVRA, encoded by the coding sequence GTGACACCTGCCCTCTATCTCATCGACACGTCCGGACTGTTCCGGATTCTCCAGGACAAGCTTCGGCAGGCTTGGGTCGACCAGCTGACGGCGGGCGTGATCGCCGTGTGCCCCGTGGTCGAGCTCGAATTCCTGTACTCGGCCCGTTCCCTGGCGGACAGACTGGAGAAACGTCGCCTGCTCGGCGATCTGTTCGGCTGGGTGCCCATGTACGAACGCGGCTACGAGCGCGCAGACGAAGTGCAGCAGCTGATGACCGAGCAGGGGCTGCACCGTTCGGCCGGGCCCGTCGATCTGCTGATCGCGGCAACCGCCGAGCACCATCGTCTGACAGTCCTCTGCGACGACCGCGATTTCGCGACGATCGGTCGAATCACCCGTCAGCCGGTCGCCTTCGTTGGAGATGTTCGAGCGTGA
- a CDS encoding YbdD/YjiX family protein, with amino-acid sequence MRAVIWWFNAILGGGDYQRYVQHQRLHHPGAPIPSEREYWKQRHDAADRNPSNRCC; translated from the coding sequence GTGCGCGCTGTCATCTGGTGGTTCAACGCCATTCTCGGCGGCGGCGACTATCAGCGGTATGTGCAGCATCAGCGACTGCACCATCCTGGCGCCCCGATTCCGAGCGAGCGCGAATACTGGAAGCAGCGGCACGACGCGGCCGACCGGAACCCCTCGAATCGCTGCTGCTGA
- the ychF gene encoding redox-regulated ATPase YchF — protein MSLTLGIVGLPNVGKSTLFNALTRNDVLAANYPFATIEPNTGVVPLPDPRLAKLAEIFGSERQLPAVVTFVDIAGIVKGASEGEGLGNKFLANIREADAICQVVRVFADDDVVHVDGRVDPLADIEVIETELILADMQTLEKAVVRLDKEARMKKDRKPVADAAKQAQEILNSGRTLFAAQKELDVELLKELSLLTIKPFLYVFNSDEAVLTDEAKKAELKAAVAPADAVFLDAKIESELIELDDESALELLESIGQSEPGLHALARAGFHTLGLQTYLTAGPKEARAWTIHQGDTAPKAAGVIHTDFERGFIKAEIVAFNDLVEAGSMAAAKAAGKVRMEGKDYVMADGDVVEFRFNV, from the coding sequence GTGAGTCTCACCCTCGGAATCGTCGGCCTGCCCAACGTCGGAAAGTCGACGCTCTTCAATGCGCTGACCCGCAATGACGTCCTGGCGGCGAACTACCCGTTCGCGACCATCGAGCCGAACACCGGTGTCGTTCCGCTGCCCGATCCGAGGTTGGCCAAGCTCGCCGAGATCTTCGGCTCCGAGCGGCAGTTGCCTGCCGTGGTGACCTTCGTGGACATCGCGGGCATCGTGAAGGGCGCCTCGGAGGGTGAGGGCCTGGGCAACAAGTTCCTCGCCAATATTCGTGAGGCCGACGCCATCTGCCAGGTGGTGCGCGTGTTCGCCGATGACGATGTGGTGCACGTGGACGGCAGGGTCGATCCGCTCGCCGATATCGAGGTCATCGAGACCGAGCTGATCCTGGCCGACATGCAGACCTTGGAGAAGGCGGTCGTCCGCCTCGACAAGGAAGCCCGCATGAAGAAGGACCGCAAGCCGGTCGCCGATGCCGCCAAGCAGGCACAGGAGATCCTCAACAGCGGCCGCACCCTCTTCGCCGCCCAGAAGGAGCTCGATGTCGAGCTGCTGAAGGAGCTTTCGCTCCTGACGATCAAGCCCTTCCTCTACGTCTTCAACTCCGACGAAGCCGTCCTCACCGACGAGGCCAAGAAGGCCGAACTCAAGGCCGCGGTCGCCCCCGCCGACGCCGTCTTCCTGGACGCCAAGATCGAATCCGAACTCATCGAACTCGACGACGAGTCCGCCCTCGAGCTGCTCGAGTCCATCGGCCAGTCCGAGCCCGGCCTGCACGCCCTGGCCCGCGCCGGCTTCCACACCCTCGGCCTGCAGACCTACCTCACCGCCGGCCCCAAAGAGGCCCGCGCCTGGACCATCCACCAGGGCGACACCGCCCCCAAGGCCGCCGGCGTCATCCACACCGACTTCGAACGCGGCTTCATCAAGGCCGAAATCGTCGCCTTCAACGACCTCGTCGAAGCCGGCTCCATGGCCGCCGCCAAGGCCGCCGGCAAGGTCCGCATGGAAGGCAAGGACTACGTCATGGCCGACGGCGACGTAGTCGAATTCCGTTTCAACGTCTGA
- a CDS encoding DNA-3-methyladenine glycosylase 2 family protein — protein sequence MSANDLNFERCYRAVATRDSRFDGQFVTAVRTTGIYCRPSCPAITPKPANVTFLPTAAAAQQCGYRACRRCLPDAAPGSPLWNTRADLAARAMRLIGDGVIERGGVPALADALGYSQRQLTRVLTSELGAGPLALARAHRAHTARLLIQTTRLPMSDIAFAAGFASIRQFNDTVREVFAVSPTTLREESRRRNGDTLPTTNGLLTLRLPYREPLDKPWLEWFLAAHTTPGLETWEDGVYTRSLRTPHGHTTVRLSVQPGHVRATLALHDMRDLAPTVARLRHFLDLDADPVGIDEALAAGLAEASLRPHPSANGSGPGLGLADGAATRPASVHALTLSPGIRVPGCLDASELLLRTMIGQQISVAAANTHTSRLVQHLGESITGPIPHLFPTPAAIAEHGAEVLTGPTRRIEAIVAAARALAQGDLVLHAGRTPTDLRRDLLALDGVGPWTADYVTMRLLADPDILLHTDLVVRRGAGLLGIDLTDTGRWSPWRSYLSMHLWKHALANPAPAPDGAAGARKARTSL from the coding sequence GTGAGTGCGAACGACTTGAATTTCGAGCGTTGCTACCGCGCCGTGGCAACCCGGGACTCCCGGTTCGACGGGCAGTTCGTGACCGCGGTGCGCACTACCGGAATCTATTGCCGCCCTTCCTGCCCCGCCATCACCCCGAAACCCGCCAACGTCACCTTCCTGCCCACCGCGGCCGCCGCCCAGCAGTGCGGATATCGCGCCTGCCGCCGGTGCCTACCCGACGCCGCCCCTGGCTCACCGCTCTGGAACACCCGCGCCGACCTGGCCGCGCGCGCCATGCGGTTGATCGGGGACGGCGTCATCGAACGCGGCGGCGTGCCCGCGCTGGCCGACGCGCTCGGCTACTCGCAACGTCAGCTCACCCGGGTGCTCACCAGCGAACTCGGAGCCGGCCCCCTGGCGCTGGCACGCGCCCACCGCGCGCACACCGCCCGGCTGCTCATCCAGACCACCCGGCTGCCCATGTCGGACATCGCCTTCGCCGCCGGGTTCGCGAGCATCCGCCAGTTCAACGACACCGTGCGCGAAGTCTTCGCGGTCAGCCCCACCACGCTGCGCGAGGAATCCCGCCGCCGCAACGGCGACACCCTGCCCACCACCAACGGGCTGCTCACACTGCGCCTGCCCTATCGCGAACCACTCGACAAGCCGTGGCTGGAATGGTTCCTGGCCGCGCACACCACACCCGGGCTCGAAACCTGGGAGGACGGCGTGTACACGCGGAGCCTGCGAACTCCGCACGGGCACACCACGGTTCGGCTGTCCGTGCAGCCGGGACACGTGCGGGCCACGCTGGCACTGCACGATATGCGCGACCTCGCACCGACCGTCGCACGGCTGCGCCACTTCCTCGACCTCGACGCCGACCCGGTCGGCATCGACGAGGCGCTCGCCGCGGGCCTGGCCGAAGCCTCGCTGCGACCGCACCCGTCCGCCAACGGATCCGGGCCGGGCCTGGGTCTCGCCGACGGAGCCGCCACGCGACCGGCCTCCGTGCACGCACTGACCCTCTCGCCCGGCATCCGCGTCCCCGGCTGCCTCGACGCCTCGGAGTTGCTGCTGCGCACCATGATCGGGCAGCAGATCTCGGTGGCCGCCGCCAACACCCACACCTCGCGACTGGTGCAGCACCTCGGTGAATCCATCACCGGGCCCATCCCGCACCTGTTCCCCACCCCGGCCGCCATTGCCGAGCACGGCGCGGAGGTGCTCACCGGCCCCACCCGCCGCATCGAGGCGATCGTCGCCGCCGCCCGCGCCCTCGCCCAGGGCGATCTCGTCCTGCACGCCGGCCGCACCCCCACCGACCTGCGCCGCGACCTGCTGGCCCTGGACGGCGTCGGCCCCTGGACCGCCGACTACGTCACCATGCGCCTGCTCGCCGACCCCGACATCCTGCTGCACACCGACCTGGTGGTGCGGCGCGGCGCGGGCCTGCTCGGCATCGATCTGACCGACACCGGCCGCTGGTCGCCCTGGCGCTCCTACCTCTCCATGCACCTGTGGAAGCACGCCCTCGCCAATCCCGCCCCTGCCCCCGACGGCGCCGCCGGCGCCCGGAAAGCGAGAACCTCCCTGTGA
- a CDS encoding methylated-DNA--[protein]-cysteine S-methyltransferase → MNAATRTAETLAGADIRRSTADFSTVTTPIGPFTALVDADGAVLASGWTGDAENLRGLIHPILRPAALRERDSLGAVTKAVTAYHTGDLTAIDAITVRQLSGPFLVHAWEILRKIPAGEPVTYTDFATVSGRPAATRAAANACARNAAALFVPCHRVIRTDGTLGGFRWGLDIKRWLIAHENA, encoded by the coding sequence GTGAACGCCGCGACCCGCACCGCCGAAACCCTCGCCGGAGCCGACATCCGCCGCAGCACAGCCGATTTCAGCACCGTCACCACCCCCATCGGCCCCTTCACCGCCCTCGTCGACGCCGACGGCGCGGTCCTGGCGTCCGGCTGGACCGGCGACGCCGAGAACCTGCGCGGCCTCATCCACCCCATCCTCCGGCCCGCGGCGCTGCGCGAACGCGACTCCCTGGGCGCGGTCACCAAGGCCGTAACCGCCTACCACACAGGCGATCTCACCGCCATCGACGCCATCACCGTCCGCCAGCTCTCCGGCCCGTTCCTGGTCCACGCCTGGGAAATCCTCCGCAAGATCCCCGCCGGTGAACCCGTCACCTACACCGACTTCGCCACCGTCTCCGGCCGCCCCGCCGCCACCCGCGCCGCCGCCAACGCCTGCGCTCGCAATGCCGCCGCCCTCTTCGTCCCCTGCCACCGCGTCATCCGCACCGACGGCACCCTCGGCGGCTTCCGCTGGGGGCTGGACATCAAACGCTGGCTCATCGCCCACGAAAACGCCTGA
- a CDS encoding carbohydrate ABC transporter permease — MAVAWCALAPILWAVSGSLKPEGTLSDPNPLPTAPRWSTYAEVFSSIPLGRMLLNTTVYAACVTAGQVFFCSLAGYAFARLRFPGREALFLAYLATLMVPLTVTVIPQFLLMRAFGWMDTPWAMIVPGLFGSAFGTYLMRQFFRGLPMELEEAATLDGCTPWQTYWRVLLPHARPAVMVLAVLTWITVWNDFLWPLIMIQRNEYATATLGLLRLQGQYTTNWPLLMAAAILLLLPLLLIYAVAQRSFIRGIAMSGLGGR, encoded by the coding sequence ATGGCCGTGGCCTGGTGCGCGCTCGCCCCCATTCTGTGGGCGGTCTCCGGTTCCCTGAAACCCGAAGGGACGCTGTCGGATCCGAATCCGCTGCCGACCGCACCCCGCTGGTCGACCTACGCCGAGGTGTTCTCCTCGATCCCGCTGGGTCGCATGCTCCTCAACACCACCGTGTACGCGGCGTGTGTCACCGCCGGTCAGGTCTTCTTCTGCTCGCTGGCCGGTTACGCCTTCGCTCGCCTGCGTTTCCCCGGCCGCGAAGCCCTGTTCCTCGCCTACCTGGCCACCCTCATGGTCCCCCTGACCGTCACGGTGATCCCGCAATTCCTGCTCATGCGCGCCTTCGGCTGGATGGACACCCCGTGGGCCATGATCGTCCCCGGCCTGTTCGGCAGCGCCTTCGGCACCTATCTCATGCGCCAGTTCTTCCGTGGGCTCCCAATGGAATTGGAGGAGGCGGCCACTCTCGACGGCTGCACCCCCTGGCAGACCTACTGGCGGGTCCTGCTCCCGCACGCCCGCCCCGCGGTCATGGTGCTGGCCGTCCTCACCTGGATCACCGTCTGGAACGACTTCCTCTGGCCGCTGATCATGATTCAGCGCAACGAGTACGCCACCGCCACCCTCGGCTTGCTCCGCCTCCAGGGGCAGTACACCACCAATTGGCCCCTCCTCATGGCCGCCGCCATCCTCCTGCTGCTGCCGCTCCTGCTGATCTACGCCGTAGCCCAGCGCTCCTTCATTCGCGGTATTGCCATGTCCGGTCTCGGCGGGCGGTGA
- a CDS encoding carbohydrate ABC transporter permease has protein sequence MTGLLTKPDNAAEPVRVSGLQRRRARAGAWFVAPNLAAVAVFLLFPLGFSLYLSFHSWDLFSPPRFIGWDNYRRLVSEDPLFWIALRNTAVFTVLTLVPTVVVSLAVAGLLNRKLAGIGIFRTIAFLPLVASTVAMAVVFRFIFASDDGLANLLLGWIGLGPIPWLTDPDWALVSLSLVTVWKSVPFATVILLAAMQGIPENLYEAAEIDGAGPLRRFWSITVPLIRGALSFVFVITIINSVQAFDQAYALTGSNGGPETGTYVLGIMLFQNAFRFYEVGYASALAWVVFAILLALTLVQLRLSRRAEAEQ, from the coding sequence ATGACCGGGCTGTTGACGAAGCCGGACAACGCGGCGGAACCGGTTCGCGTCTCCGGGCTCCAGCGGCGGCGCGCGCGAGCGGGCGCCTGGTTCGTCGCGCCGAATCTGGCGGCCGTCGCGGTGTTTCTGCTTTTTCCCCTGGGCTTTTCGCTGTACCTGAGCTTTCATTCGTGGGATCTGTTCAGCCCGCCGCGGTTCATCGGATGGGACAACTACCGGCGGCTGGTCTCCGAGGATCCGCTGTTCTGGATCGCGCTGCGCAATACGGCGGTGTTCACGGTGCTCACGCTCGTGCCGACCGTGGTCGTCAGCCTCGCGGTGGCGGGGCTGTTGAACCGGAAACTGGCCGGGATAGGCATCTTTCGCACGATCGCGTTTCTGCCGCTGGTGGCCTCGACGGTCGCCATGGCGGTGGTCTTCCGCTTCATCTTCGCCAGTGACGATGGCCTGGCCAATCTCCTGCTGGGCTGGATCGGCCTCGGCCCGATTCCCTGGCTGACCGATCCGGACTGGGCGCTGGTGTCGCTGAGCCTGGTGACGGTGTGGAAGAGCGTCCCCTTCGCCACCGTCATCCTCCTGGCGGCCATGCAGGGGATTCCCGAAAACCTGTATGAGGCAGCGGAAATAGACGGGGCCGGGCCGTTGCGCCGCTTCTGGTCCATCACGGTCCCGCTCATTCGCGGCGCGCTCTCGTTCGTCTTCGTCATCACCATCATCAATTCGGTGCAGGCGTTCGATCAGGCGTACGCCCTCACCGGCAGCAACGGCGGCCCCGAAACGGGCACCTACGTGCTGGGAATCATGCTGTTCCAGAACGCTTTCCGCTTCTACGAGGTCGGCTACGCGTCGGCCCTGGCCTGGGTGGTCTTCGCGATCCTGCTGGCGCTCACCCTCGTCCAGCTCCGCCTGTCCCGGCGAGCCGAGGCCGAACAGTGA
- a CDS encoding type II toxin-antitoxin system VapB family antitoxin produces the protein MASKTPIEIDEEALAIAAEVLGTKTKKDTVNAALREVGQRLVRVRALARLGEMADQGDFDEFLDNKAAYRR, from the coding sequence ATGGCATCGAAGACTCCGATCGAGATTGATGAGGAAGCGTTGGCCATTGCTGCCGAGGTGCTCGGCACCAAGACCAAAAAAGATACGGTCAACGCGGCTCTTCGTGAGGTGGGTCAGCGGCTGGTTCGAGTCCGCGCTCTCGCGCGCCTGGGCGAAATGGCCGATCAGGGCGACTTCGATGAATTCCTCGACAACAAGGCGGCGTACCGCAGGTGA